In Sphingobacterium sp. lm-10, one DNA window encodes the following:
- a CDS encoding FecR domain-containing protein yields the protein MQQDRFQYLASKKLGDQLSAAEALEFDALLLQYPDLLLEYKLLEHYWSDKHSQNRRDRELFQKVLQRIDHQPPRRRSRLVKFILPIGLAASLILAIGLFVFYNAGPAEQKFVADRKQQKVILDDGTEVILNYKSTLYYPDKFDKDVRQVTIVGEAFFRVAKEQDRPFIVNTQHALLKVLGTSFNVRAYPDETITEASLIEGVLEVTATHKKAKPILLRPSDKVIISNQPAKRPDARNNVLAQKAKITFLKPTDVQAMETTWLENKLVFKDQTFADLAKVLERKYDIRLEFKEAKLAKMRFTARFEQESLEEILAALQLAASFQYQVDDNQITITKY from the coding sequence ATGCAACAAGATAGATTTCAGTATTTGGCTAGCAAAAAGCTAGGGGATCAACTCAGTGCCGCAGAGGCATTGGAGTTCGATGCGCTTTTGCTCCAATATCCCGATCTGCTTCTAGAGTACAAGTTACTGGAGCACTACTGGTCGGACAAGCATAGTCAAAATCGCCGTGATCGCGAGCTCTTTCAAAAAGTATTGCAACGCATCGACCATCAGCCACCTCGGCGAAGAAGTCGTTTGGTGAAGTTCATTCTTCCGATCGGACTAGCTGCCAGTTTGATACTGGCGATAGGTCTATTTGTTTTCTATAATGCTGGGCCAGCAGAGCAAAAATTTGTAGCCGATCGTAAACAACAGAAAGTCATATTAGACGATGGTACAGAAGTGATATTGAATTATAAAAGCACACTCTACTATCCGGATAAATTCGACAAAGATGTACGGCAAGTTACCATCGTAGGTGAAGCGTTCTTTCGTGTAGCAAAAGAACAGGATAGGCCATTCATCGTGAACACGCAGCATGCGCTATTAAAGGTTTTGGGTACCAGCTTTAACGTACGCGCGTATCCAGATGAAACAATCACCGAAGCCAGCTTGATTGAAGGCGTGTTGGAAGTGACTGCTACGCATAAAAAAGCAAAACCCATTTTATTGCGTCCATCTGATAAGGTCATCATTTCCAATCAGCCAGCAAAGCGGCCCGATGCCCGTAACAATGTACTCGCCCAAAAAGCCAAAATAACTTTCCTCAAACCGACCGATGTACAAGCCATGGAGACGACTTGGTTAGAAAATAAATTAGTCTTTAAGGATCAGACGTTTGCCGATTTAGCCAAAGTATTAGAAAGAAAATATGACATACGCTTGGAGTTTAAAGAGGCCAAACTCGCTAAGATGCGATTTACTGCACGATTCGAACAAGAAAGCCTGGAAGAAATTCTAGCAGCATTGCAATTGGCGGCATCATTTCAATATCAAGTCGATGATAACCAGATTACCATAACCAAATACTAA
- a CDS encoding M20/M25/M40 family metallo-hydrolase gives MHKLLLALATIGLTSGSFAQTDTTMMREIYRHSLTKGEAYDDLRYLTKEIGHRIAGSDRAEKAVRWSESLMKTLPFDRVYLQDVTVPYWDRGAPEKAILVGNNDTLQVLALGGSIGTPKEGLEAEVLEVEYLSELQDHGENVYGKIVFVNKPWDESLVETGMAYGLNTAQRSRGPAEVAKFGGVAYLFRSLSSSTRDDFPHTGGTRYVEGIDSIPAMAISVVSAERLHTALQQNPKSKVYLEQHVGWKGPVQTHNVIAEWRGSEKPDEIITIGGHIDSWDVGEGAHDNGTGTMGTLDAIRTLMKLGYKPKHTIRLVFYMNEENGVHGATRYGELAEENKEKIIAAIESDAGGFAPRGFDIKASRESVDWIQSTWKPLFEQQYWVSRFLQGSPGVDSGIWAKQFPNTVMFNFRPDPHRYFDLHHTDKDVFEAVDRRELQSGVAAIASLLYLVDSQIDQLPK, from the coding sequence ATGCATAAACTACTATTAGCCCTTGCAACAATAGGGCTTACGTCTGGCTCTTTTGCGCAAACAGACACGACCATGATGCGCGAAATCTATCGTCATTCGCTCACAAAAGGAGAAGCTTACGACGATTTACGGTATCTCACAAAAGAAATTGGCCATCGTATCGCGGGATCTGATCGAGCGGAGAAAGCAGTCCGATGGTCTGAGTCCTTAATGAAAACATTGCCATTTGATCGCGTGTACTTGCAGGATGTAACCGTTCCCTATTGGGATAGAGGAGCACCGGAAAAGGCAATTTTAGTTGGCAATAACGATACTTTGCAAGTATTGGCTTTGGGAGGTTCTATAGGCACACCTAAAGAGGGGTTGGAAGCCGAAGTGCTGGAAGTAGAATACTTGTCTGAGTTACAGGATCACGGAGAAAATGTATATGGAAAAATAGTCTTCGTAAACAAGCCTTGGGATGAATCATTGGTAGAAACCGGAATGGCCTACGGATTGAATACAGCGCAACGTAGTCGTGGCCCGGCGGAAGTAGCTAAATTTGGCGGGGTAGCCTATTTATTTCGCTCGCTTTCTTCCTCGACAAGAGATGATTTTCCACATACAGGCGGTACCCGATATGTAGAAGGAATAGATAGTATTCCAGCGATGGCTATTTCAGTGGTAAGTGCAGAACGCTTGCATACAGCGTTACAACAAAATCCAAAATCCAAAGTTTACCTGGAGCAACATGTAGGATGGAAGGGACCTGTGCAAACGCATAATGTCATTGCAGAATGGCGCGGTAGTGAGAAGCCAGATGAAATTATCACCATCGGTGGACATATCGATTCCTGGGATGTTGGCGAAGGTGCGCATGATAATGGAACGGGAACCATGGGTACGCTGGACGCGATCCGCACGTTGATGAAATTAGGCTATAAGCCAAAACATACCATTCGCTTAGTCTTTTATATGAATGAAGAAAATGGCGTACATGGTGCTACACGATATGGAGAGTTAGCAGAAGAGAATAAGGAAAAAATTATTGCTGCAATTGAAAGCGATGCCGGAGGATTTGCTCCCCGGGGTTTTGATATTAAAGCTTCCCGGGAATCTGTAGATTGGATTCAGTCAACTTGGAAACCCTTATTTGAGCAACAATATTGGGTATCTCGCTTTTTGCAGGGCAGTCCGGGCGTAGATTCGGGTATATGGGCCAAGCAATTTCCAAATACCGTCATGTTCAACTTCCGACCGGATCCACATCGTTATTTTGATTTGCATCACACCGATAAAGATGTTTTTGAAGCGGTAGACCGACGGGAACTTCAATCTGGTGTAGCAGCAATTGCCTCCTTACTATACCTGGTGGATTCACAAATAGATCAATTACCAAAATAA
- a CDS encoding sigma-70 family RNA polymerase sigma factor — protein MQEISNDHLKRLWDQVCLQDDLKSFELLFYQLNSNLLIFCDTIIHNEAAAEELVSDLFVHVWNNRTTLHHVLKPRSYLYAAVKNKALNYLKQFSHLQLHVDLSDTVKVIDSTDPNTLLERKEFFAKIDGIIARLPTQTLLVFRLVKEDGMKYDEVAKLLNISARTVQTHMRLAFQKISGLLKAYVDRDKARLSNKFYSIAILILPFL, from the coding sequence ATGCAAGAGATTTCAAACGATCACTTAAAGAGACTATGGGATCAGGTCTGTCTCCAAGACGATTTAAAATCGTTCGAGCTGCTTTTCTATCAGCTTAATAGCAATTTACTGATATTCTGCGACACCATCATTCACAATGAAGCCGCTGCGGAAGAGCTTGTGTCTGACCTATTTGTGCATGTTTGGAACAATAGGACGACGCTGCACCACGTTTTGAAGCCGCGATCCTACCTCTACGCAGCCGTTAAAAATAAAGCACTAAATTACCTCAAGCAGTTCTCACACTTGCAATTACATGTCGATCTTTCAGATACCGTCAAAGTAATTGATAGTACCGATCCAAATACGCTGCTAGAGCGTAAGGAGTTTTTTGCAAAGATTGATGGCATCATAGCACGACTACCTACACAAACGTTGCTGGTCTTTCGCTTAGTGAAAGAAGATGGGATGAAGTATGATGAGGTGGCCAAACTCTTGAACATTTCTGCACGTACCGTTCAAACACACATGCGCCTAGCTTTTCAGAAAATATCCGGTCTCTTAAAAGCTTATGTTGATCGCGATAAAGCTCGCTTATCTAATAAGTTCTATTCCATTGCGATCCTGATTTTACCTTTTTTATAA
- a CDS encoding NAD(P)H-quinone oxidoreductase encodes MMELMKAIKLDYANNSPQIRWENVPYPHPTAEGQVLIRVKAAGVNRPDILQRDRMYTPPADASPILGLEVAGVVEQVFGESRWRAGDEVCALTHGGGYAEYVWVDERHCLPKPAGWSFAEAASLPETYFTVWFNVFMQGKLGNSQKETLLVHAGASGIGVAAIQMAKALGHRVVITARKEEQLKLCQDIGADAAILLDELWVKKVQELSGSIHVILDMLGETTVSGNIKVLGKGGRLVWIAFLTGAKVTVPIPQIMEKQISLTGSFLRPQSFNVKAGIAEGLRAQIWPKIASGVIKPIVEKVFPIQEVEKAHAWLEKGGHVGKIVLTV; translated from the coding sequence ATGATGGAACTCATGAAGGCAATTAAATTGGATTATGCCAATAATTCCCCGCAAATTCGATGGGAAAATGTTCCTTATCCACATCCAACGGCAGAAGGACAAGTGCTTATCCGGGTAAAAGCGGCAGGAGTAAATCGACCCGATATTTTGCAACGCGATAGAATGTATACCCCTCCGGCTGATGCCTCACCAATTTTAGGGTTGGAGGTGGCCGGTGTCGTAGAACAGGTTTTTGGCGAAAGCCGATGGAGAGCTGGCGACGAAGTTTGTGCGCTTACGCACGGAGGTGGATATGCTGAATATGTGTGGGTAGATGAGCGGCACTGTTTGCCCAAGCCAGCAGGCTGGTCATTTGCAGAGGCGGCATCCTTGCCAGAAACCTACTTTACCGTTTGGTTCAATGTTTTTATGCAAGGCAAGCTTGGCAACAGTCAAAAGGAAACCTTGTTGGTCCATGCAGGAGCAAGCGGGATCGGAGTAGCCGCTATACAGATGGCAAAAGCGCTGGGACATCGTGTCGTCATTACTGCTCGTAAAGAAGAGCAGTTAAAATTATGTCAGGACATCGGTGCCGATGCGGCAATTTTGTTGGACGAACTTTGGGTAAAGAAAGTACAGGAATTGTCTGGTTCGATCCACGTCATACTGGATATGTTGGGAGAAACAACCGTTTCAGGTAATATAAAGGTATTAGGTAAGGGGGGAAGGTTGGTCTGGATCGCCTTTCTCACCGGAGCCAAAGTCACCGTGCCAATTCCACAAATTATGGAGAAACAAATCTCGTTAACCGGTAGTTTTCTTCGGCCACAATCGTTTAATGTGAAGGCGGGTATTGCAGAAGGGTTGCGTGCGCAAATCTGGCCAAAAATAGCATCTGGCGTTATAAAACCAATCGTAGAAAAGGTATTCCCTATTCAAGAGGTCGAGAAAGCACATGCCTGGCTGGAAAAAGGCGGACATGTGGGTAAGATTGTGCTGACAGTATGA